From a region of the Odoribacter splanchnicus DSM 20712 genome:
- a CDS encoding FecR family protein, which produces MSVPFSEDLWQRLSGLWRRDKKEEEEAVGYDDPQLKQMLDVMMVSRRSMKAAEKQKYDIDRAWRRVEKQTAGGWRVPGWCRYAAAVTVLFFSVWGWVTYNRESALPVTGELTDVILPGVSKAELILASGERIILGTQTEIRDIEELGVKITNDTSGGELKYETGSTEDSTITAYNTLIVPKGGEYMVRLPDGSQVWLNSETTIRFPVRFAAGKREVQLCGEAFFKVCRDTTAPFQVSTENGEITVLGTSFNVSTYREDNYWQTTLVEGSVRIAEQGRTVVLKPSEQYTVDRCSGQRKVASVDAGLYTSWVDGKFYFKAYTFEEIVKKLERWYDFTMVYQDEEVKQMRFTGSINKHSPVTEVLRFLEMTTGIRFKVEGKQIVVSKI; this is translated from the coding sequence ATGAGTGTACCATTTTCAGAAGATTTATGGCAACGGCTTTCTGGTTTATGGAGAAGAGATAAAAAAGAGGAGGAAGAAGCGGTCGGATACGATGATCCGCAGCTGAAGCAGATGCTGGATGTAATGATGGTCTCCCGCAGGAGTATGAAAGCTGCGGAGAAGCAGAAGTACGATATCGACCGGGCCTGGCGGAGGGTGGAGAAACAGACGGCCGGTGGATGGCGCGTACCCGGCTGGTGCAGATATGCTGCGGCTGTGACTGTTTTATTTTTTTCTGTCTGGGGGTGGGTAACGTATAACAGGGAGTCCGCACTTCCGGTTACGGGAGAATTGACGGATGTTATTCTACCGGGCGTTTCGAAAGCAGAATTGATATTGGCGAGTGGGGAAAGAATTATCCTGGGAACTCAGACAGAAATTCGGGATATCGAGGAATTAGGGGTAAAGATTACCAACGATACGTCAGGGGGAGAGCTGAAATATGAAACCGGGAGTACGGAAGATTCCACGATTACAGCGTATAATACGCTGATCGTACCGAAAGGGGGTGAATATATGGTGAGGCTGCCCGACGGTTCACAGGTATGGCTGAATTCCGAAACGACGATTCGTTTCCCGGTCCGGTTTGCTGCCGGTAAGCGGGAAGTACAGCTTTGCGGAGAAGCTTTTTTTAAAGTGTGCAGAGATACAACCGCTCCTTTTCAGGTATCGACTGAGAATGGAGAAATTACGGTGTTGGGAACCAGTTTCAATGTGAGTACTTACCGCGAAGACAACTATTGGCAAACCACTCTGGTGGAAGGAAGTGTCAGGATTGCGGAACAAGGCCGTACGGTTGTTTTAAAGCCTTCGGAACAATATACCGTGGACCGCTGTTCCGGCCAAAGGAAAGTGGCTTCGGTCGATGCGGGTTTATATACTTCCTGGGTCGATGGAAAGTTTTATTTCAAGGCTTACACTTTCGAAGAGATTGTCAAAAAATTAGAACGCTGGTACGATTTTACGATGGTTTATCAGGACGAAGAGGTAAAACAAATGCGTTTTACGGGTTCCATCAACAAGCATAGCCCGGTCACCGAGGTGTTGCGTTTTCTGGAAATGACTACCGGTATCCGTTTTAAAGTAGAAGGAAAGCAAATCGTTGTGAGTAAAATTTAA
- a CDS encoding RNA polymerase sigma-70 factor: MNDFGNIDPDLQLFGAVRKGDRSAFEQLFQKYYTDLCHYAWTYLDEKSETEDAVQDVFIYIWNNRETIRLQESFRGYLFSAVKHRVLNILKHQLVERTHSRLLSEYWDDLLKSGYSEEEQTQLEQIQHILQSLPQQCRIVFMKSCLEGKKYLEIAEELRISVNTVKSHISKAYREIREKIAVLKNSNLLLLIACATYKEMK; encoded by the coding sequence ATGAACGATTTCGGAAATATAGATCCAGATTTACAACTTTTTGGGGCGGTCAGAAAGGGTGACCGGAGTGCTTTTGAGCAGTTGTTTCAAAAGTATTATACAGACTTGTGCCATTATGCCTGGACTTATCTGGACGAAAAGAGTGAAACCGAGGATGCGGTACAGGATGTATTTATCTATATCTGGAACAACCGGGAAACGATCCGTTTGCAGGAATCCTTCCGGGGGTATCTTTTTTCTGCCGTCAAACACCGGGTATTGAATATTTTGAAACATCAACTTGTCGAACGGACTCATTCCCGTTTACTGTCCGAATATTGGGACGATCTGTTGAAATCCGGTTATTCCGAAGAAGAACAGACCCAGTTGGAACAAATTCAGCATATCCTTCAATCTTTACCCCAGCAATGCCGTATTGTGTTTATGAAAAGTTGTCTGGAAGGGAAAAAATACCTGGAGATAGCCGAGGAGCTCCGCATATCGGTGAATACGGTGAAATCACATATCTCCAAAGCTTATCGTGAAATCCGGGAAAAAATCGCTGTACTTAAAAATTCGAACCTGTTGTTACTGATTGCTTGTGCAACTTATAAAGAGATGAAGTAA
- a CDS encoding PKD-like family lipoprotein — translation MKRLVYIIVFALGLTACYDDKGSYDYHDICEVNIEGVESVYETVYRESVLEIDPTVTVTEGNIGDTTRFAYEWRANVAYNSTELIGTERILNYRVELAPRNDYVLYFRVTDRQTGVVTVATSTLKVGTAYSKGILLIGENAQGEADVQMLSMVKDTVLYKELLKNSGLPVLKNPVDIIHTGAAGNSNYIKLWVLTGSQAYSMDRKTFAGSESDVFGKLLFMDRTFDTEFVPVDIIPRVKDKAGKNGGSSYYRTVVCNNGYIFNASTLLMGGDYYNNPVNCLTSDQNTYYKAFPYLFYTLNSYSGGFLWFDVENRRFLTVKNSIAVSDLLEDQAGDPFPWNQGTTGRTLVYGENTLDVGSSNGNSFAILKDPAGAYYLYKFRAVGSGPTKLNCYTIGAGAVDFDKADFYAFSSRRTVVYYAVGATLHAYDYNKGNERHYTFDMGDPITMLYCDTAIEPNANPLYVATYNATTGGKLQKYIQGVNPDKVELEADEKSCWEGLMKIKKMSWRAVE, via the coding sequence ATGAAAAGATTAGTATATATTATTGTATTCGCATTAGGGTTGACGGCATGCTATGATGACAAAGGCTCGTACGATTATCACGACATTTGTGAGGTGAACATAGAGGGGGTGGAGTCGGTTTATGAAACGGTTTACCGGGAAAGTGTGCTGGAAATCGATCCTACGGTGACGGTAACGGAAGGAAATATCGGGGATACCACCCGTTTTGCTTATGAATGGAGGGCTAACGTGGCTTATAATTCGACAGAGTTGATCGGTACGGAACGGATATTGAACTATCGGGTTGAATTAGCACCGCGTAATGATTATGTATTGTATTTCAGGGTGACTGACCGGCAAACCGGTGTCGTGACGGTGGCTACTTCTACATTGAAAGTAGGAACCGCTTATTCGAAAGGTATCTTGCTGATCGGTGAAAATGCTCAGGGAGAGGCAGATGTGCAGATGTTGTCGATGGTGAAAGATACGGTTTTATACAAAGAATTATTGAAAAACAGCGGGCTGCCGGTCCTGAAAAATCCGGTGGATATTATCCATACAGGAGCGGCAGGAAACAGTAACTATATCAAGTTATGGGTATTGACCGGGTCCCAGGCTTATTCCATGGATCGTAAAACTTTTGCCGGTTCGGAAAGTGATGTGTTCGGTAAATTATTGTTTATGGATCGGACGTTTGACACGGAATTCGTACCGGTAGATATTATTCCGCGGGTGAAAGATAAGGCTGGTAAGAACGGCGGGTCTAGCTACTATCGCACAGTCGTATGTAATAACGGATATATTTTCAATGCCAGTACGTTATTGATGGGAGGGGATTATTATAATAATCCGGTGAATTGTCTGACTTCGGATCAGAATACCTACTATAAAGCTTTTCCTTATCTGTTCTATACATTGAATAGCTATTCGGGTGGTTTTTTATGGTTTGATGTGGAGAATCGACGTTTTCTGACAGTGAAGAACAGTATCGCTGTTTCCGATTTGCTGGAAGATCAGGCAGGAGATCCGTTCCCCTGGAACCAGGGAACGACGGGACGGACTCTGGTTTATGGGGAAAATACCCTGGATGTCGGGAGCTCTAACGGTAATTCGTTCGCTATCCTGAAAGATCCGGCCGGGGCCTATTATCTCTATAAATTCCGGGCAGTCGGTTCCGGACCGACGAAATTGAATTGTTATACGATCGGTGCGGGGGCTGTAGATTTCGATAAGGCCGATTTTTATGCCTTTTCTTCCCGGAGAACAGTGGTGTATTATGCCGTAGGTGCAACTTTGCATGCTTACGATTACAATAAAGGCAATGAACGGCATTACACTTTCGATATGGGTGATCCGATTACGATGCTGTATTGTGATACTGCGATCGAACCGAATGCGAATCCGCTGTATGTGGCGACTTACAATGCGACAACCGGAGGAAAACTGCAAAAATATATCCAGGGAGTGAATCCGGATAAGGTAGAACTCGAGGCGGACGAAAAATCATGTTGGGAAGGGCTTATGAAAATCAAAAAAATGAGCTGGAGGGCTGTTGAATAA
- a CDS encoding DUF4843 domain-containing protein: protein MKRILYYIWILPLMLSGCEKDLMDYEGLEGVYFAVQWGDSWGSEKTWPYQPYTNVNFISLPGDTATLSVKVMATGPVKTYDRIFLVEVNPDSTDLTENVDYLPLTREGVIKAGESAAEVEVRLIRTDILQEKEQRLGLRLVANEYFSLAFPEWDALIGSHRTGPVYEHFDASLHTLRIADFMVEPKVWVGTAVSPYNGGYESGNWGAFSRKKLELICERFNLTYNDFMSNETMPSALQMLIYKSMSTYLIQCYNDKKPVLEEDGRLMWFSGCPWLSKVGVPWVPEEGYYD, encoded by the coding sequence ATGAAAAGAATTTTATATTATATATGGATTTTACCTTTGATGTTGTCGGGTTGTGAAAAGGACCTGATGGATTATGAAGGATTGGAAGGAGTTTATTTTGCCGTACAATGGGGAGATTCCTGGGGCAGTGAAAAAACTTGGCCTTACCAACCTTATACGAATGTCAATTTTATCAGTTTGCCGGGAGATACCGCAACGCTGTCGGTGAAGGTGATGGCTACCGGGCCGGTGAAAACGTATGACCGGATTTTTCTGGTGGAAGTCAATCCCGATAGTACCGATCTGACGGAAAATGTGGATTATCTGCCCTTGACCCGTGAAGGTGTGATCAAGGCCGGTGAGTCAGCCGCTGAGGTGGAAGTCCGCCTGATACGTACCGATATCTTGCAGGAAAAAGAACAGAGATTGGGCTTGAGATTGGTGGCTAACGAATATTTTTCTCTGGCTTTCCCGGAATGGGATGCCTTGATCGGTTCACACCGGACCGGGCCGGTGTATGAGCATTTCGATGCTTCATTACATACCTTGCGTATTGCTGATTTTATGGTAGAGCCTAAAGTTTGGGTCGGTACTGCCGTTTCTCCCTATAATGGAGGGTATGAATCCGGAAATTGGGGCGCTTTCAGCCGGAAAAAACTGGAATTGATTTGTGAGCGTTTTAATTTGACGTATAATGATTTTATGAGTAATGAAACTATGCCGAGTGCATTGCAAATGCTGATATATAAATCTATGTCCACCTATCTGATCCAATGCTACAATGACAAAAAACCGGTTTTGGAAGAGGATGGGCGTTTGATGTGGTTCAGCGGTTGTCCCTGGTTATCGAAAGTAGGTGTACCCTGGGTACCGGAAGAAGGTTATTACGATTAA
- a CDS encoding TlpA family protein disulfide reductase, with translation MKIIKLLILLLVSCSLSAKAGVVKISGSLKQFGLDRVSMNSDGIAAEVYHDRTIEIILDSNGRFDLKLKLKQPAYYKVGHNTLYLTPGDDLEIIFNRNTTKTTFNGKGIEANNYLRNSAKLSGCEIAKIGRELNEFGLPKEKVSFEVYRYKVDSIVDASLDALAHLTAVTPEFRELEQIRLEACRLATYLDYFSVGQLSNYDDAPEVKLEKKQAFYREVATLAEPLLKKIGASDRYLEISDVRNILRECHETQVFQFALSPAFREWMTVLKNAELLDQGLMLKDYRMYTDFSRQIRNKELRNSFQAKLQERAKLMEGRPAPDIPFKDIDGKEMRLSDFKGKVLYVDFWATWCLPCLFQLPEFEKLSEKYPDIRFIGISIDQNEKLWVKRLKKDGMPAHIQEVLADPYVVGDAWDITSIPRFLLIDENFRIINAFAPRPSDREKIEPLLAR, from the coding sequence ATGAAAATCATAAAATTACTTATACTGTTACTGGTTTCTTGTTCTTTATCGGCAAAGGCCGGAGTAGTGAAGATATCCGGTTCGCTGAAACAATTCGGATTGGACCGGGTATCGATGAATAGTGATGGGATCGCAGCAGAAGTCTATCATGATAGGACGATAGAAATTATACTCGATTCCAACGGCCGTTTCGATTTAAAATTGAAATTAAAACAACCGGCCTATTATAAAGTGGGACATAATACCTTGTATTTGACTCCGGGCGATGATCTGGAGATTATTTTCAACCGGAATACTACGAAAACCACTTTTAACGGTAAAGGAATAGAAGCCAATAACTATTTGCGCAACAGTGCGAAACTGAGCGGTTGTGAGATCGCTAAAATAGGACGGGAGCTAAATGAATTCGGCCTTCCTAAAGAAAAAGTGAGTTTCGAGGTTTACCGCTATAAGGTGGACAGTATTGTAGATGCCAGCCTGGACGCCTTAGCCCATTTGACCGCAGTGACTCCGGAATTTCGGGAATTGGAACAAATCCGGCTGGAAGCCTGTCGGCTGGCGACTTATCTGGATTATTTCTCTGTGGGGCAATTGAGTAACTACGATGATGCTCCTGAGGTAAAACTCGAAAAGAAACAGGCCTTTTATCGGGAAGTAGCGACACTGGCCGAACCTTTGTTAAAGAAGATCGGTGCTTCCGATCGCTATCTTGAAATCTCCGATGTACGGAATATATTACGGGAATGCCATGAGACCCAGGTGTTTCAGTTTGCTCTTTCTCCGGCTTTTAGGGAATGGATGACGGTTTTAAAAAATGCAGAATTGTTGGATCAGGGCTTGATGCTTAAGGATTATCGGATGTATACCGATTTTTCCCGTCAGATCCGGAATAAAGAGTTACGTAATTCTTTTCAGGCAAAATTGCAAGAACGGGCAAAATTGATGGAAGGCCGGCCGGCTCCGGATATTCCTTTTAAGGATATCGACGGGAAAGAAATGCGGCTGAGCGATTTTAAGGGAAAGGTGTTGTATGTCGACTTTTGGGCTACCTGGTGTCTGCCTTGTTTGTTCCAATTACCCGAGTTCGAGAAACTGAGTGAAAAGTATCCGGATATCCGGTTTATCGGTATTTCGATCGACCAGAATGAAAAGCTTTGGGTCAAGAGATTGAAAAAAGACGGTATGCCGGCTCATATTCAGGAAGTTTTGGCCGATCCTTATGTGGTAGGCGATGCCTGGGACATTACTTCCATTCCCCGTTTTTTGTTGATCGATGAAAATTTCAGGATCATCAATGCTTTTGCTCCCCGTCCATCGGATAGGGAAAAAATAGAACCTTTACTGGCAAGATAA
- the ettA gene encoding energy-dependent translational throttle protein EttA — MADDKKIIFSMVGVSKTFPPQKQVLKNIYLSFFYGAKIGIIGLNGSGKSTLLKIIAGIEKDYQGEVVFSPGYSVGYLEQDPKLESGKTVKEIVQEGVQDIVDALKEFEEVNQKFGDPEVLENPDKLNALINRQAELQDKIDATDAWNLDSRLERAMDALRCPPEDQVVDTLSGGERRRVALCRLLLQQPDVLLLDEPTNHLDAESIDWLEQHLQQYAGTVICITHDRYFLDHVAGWILELDRGEGIPWKGNYSSWLEQKTQRMALEEKQASKRRKTLEHELEWINMAPKARQAKGKARLKSYETLLNEDQKERETKLEIFIPNGPRLGNKVIEAQHVAKAFGSKLLFDDLNFTLPPNGIVGVIGPNGAGKTTLFKMILGMESIDKGTFEVGQTVRIGYADQTHKDIDPKKTVYQVISGGQESIRVGGREINARAYLSRFNFSGADQEKQCGVLSGGERNRLHLALTLKADANVLLLDEPTNDIDVNTLRALEEGLENFAGCAVVVSHDRWFLDRICTHILSFEGDSNVVFYEGSYSEYEEHKRAQLGDIQPKRVRYRKLIAD; from the coding sequence ATGGCGGATGATAAAAAAATTATTTTTTCAATGGTGGGGGTCAGCAAGACATTTCCTCCTCAAAAACAAGTGTTGAAGAATATATATTTATCTTTTTTCTATGGAGCGAAAATCGGTATTATCGGTTTGAACGGTTCGGGAAAATCTACTTTGTTGAAAATTATTGCCGGTATCGAGAAAGATTATCAGGGTGAAGTGGTTTTTTCTCCGGGATATTCCGTAGGGTATCTGGAGCAAGATCCGAAGCTGGAATCCGGCAAAACTGTTAAGGAGATTGTGCAGGAGGGGGTACAGGATATTGTGGACGCTTTGAAGGAATTTGAGGAGGTCAATCAAAAGTTCGGAGATCCGGAAGTGTTGGAAAATCCGGATAAATTGAATGCTCTTATCAATCGTCAGGCAGAATTGCAGGATAAGATAGACGCTACGGATGCCTGGAATCTGGACAGTCGTTTGGAGCGGGCCATGGATGCGCTGAGGTGTCCCCCCGAGGATCAGGTGGTGGATACGCTTTCCGGTGGAGAGCGGCGCCGGGTTGCCTTGTGCCGCTTGCTGCTTCAACAACCGGACGTATTGCTGTTGGATGAACCGACCAACCATTTGGATGCCGAATCGATCGATTGGTTGGAACAACATTTGCAACAGTATGCCGGAACGGTAATCTGTATTACTCACGACCGTTATTTCCTGGATCATGTGGCCGGCTGGATACTGGAACTTGACCGGGGAGAAGGAATTCCATGGAAGGGTAACTATTCGTCCTGGTTGGAACAAAAGACCCAACGAATGGCGCTGGAAGAAAAACAGGCCAGTAAGCGCCGCAAGACACTGGAACATGAATTGGAATGGATCAATATGGCCCCAAAGGCCCGACAGGCTAAGGGGAAAGCCCGGTTGAAATCCTATGAGACATTATTGAATGAAGATCAGAAAGAACGGGAAACCAAGTTGGAAATTTTTATTCCGAACGGTCCCCGCTTAGGAAATAAAGTGATAGAAGCACAACATGTGGCGAAAGCTTTCGGCTCCAAGTTGCTGTTCGATGATCTGAATTTCACCCTTCCTCCCAATGGTATCGTTGGAGTTATCGGTCCCAATGGGGCTGGAAAAACAACTCTCTTTAAAATGATACTGGGGATGGAAAGTATCGATAAAGGAACATTTGAAGTGGGGCAAACCGTGCGGATAGGATACGCTGATCAGACGCACAAGGATATAGACCCGAAAAAGACGGTTTATCAGGTGATCTCAGGCGGTCAGGAATCGATACGGGTCGGAGGAAGAGAGATTAATGCACGTGCTTATCTTTCCCGGTTTAATTTTTCCGGAGCCGATCAGGAAAAGCAATGCGGAGTGTTGTCCGGAGGGGAGAGAAACCGCCTTCATCTGGCCCTTACCCTGAAAGCCGATGCCAATGTGTTGTTGCTCGACGAGCCGACTAACGATATAGATGTGAATACCCTCCGGGCTCTCGAGGAAGGCTTGGAAAACTTTGCCGGTTGTGCTGTTGTCGTCTCACACGACCGTTGGTTTCTGGATCGTATCTGTACCCATATCCTTTCTTTCGAGGGAGATTCTAATGTGGTCTTTTACGAAGGATCGTATTCTGAATACGAGGAACACAAACGTGCACAGCTTGGCGATATCCAGCCCAAGCGGGTGCGTTACCGTAAATTGATCGCCGATTGA
- a CDS encoding SusC/RagA family TonB-linked outer membrane protein translates to MEDIFTAINRQLKYDIFYSDDELDVARKIKLTDSKMEVSKLLKEVLQDDYSYEFLNKTIVIRPVKQQQNPKIVIQGTVKDTKGIPLPGVSVVIQGSTVGVSTDNAGKFRMEVADLPDLVLVFSFVGMETREIPYRGEKELSVVLSETQEELGEVIVTGYQRVDKRESTSAVSVIKTDDLKTIGATSIEQMLQGQLPGLSVVNTSAGPGATPKIRVRGTATIAGNADPLWVLDGVILENSVPLTVSDLNSPDVMTMFNSAIGGISPNDIESITVLKDASATAIYGTRAANGVIVVTTKKGKRNESHINFQHTSTVTLRPTYNDFDLLNSKERILLSQQIVDEGLGYKGQVGLEYLLSQYNAGNITLEKMETEARKMEERNTDWFDILYRNAYSQTYNLSVSGGSNKADYYISFSYNDEKGSDKVSDYKEFGGFAKVNAELFNGVKLGTTLQVGRRDRNSYWETADPFKYVVRTTRTIPLYDDNGNLFFYGNSEVREFDFNILHEQQNTHKESTQTDLKGIVNLEVNLYKGLKYNGLYSYASSHHSAIDWATEESAYVATIRGYNFGEGTEEDIESTSLPYGGVYNETNYEQRTSLIRNNLEYRGTIGDELTLDVMVGQEFRTTVYRGGTLNAYGYMHNRGNIFYNPAEGEDTGHLSRNTFERNIPERSYISYYGVFSAMYKNRYVLNGNIRFDGSNLFGSNPKYRYLPLWSVSGKWIMNNEGFLRDVEVIDNLALRASYGLRGNIVEECSPQLIASALPPNSFTSLMEMEIIQAPNPDLKWETTSSVNVGLELNMFENRLALDVDYYRDYGRNLIAYKQVSAVSGFLNKSVNYADIRNQGVDIALSGTIIKTKNVSWQSSLNLGYVKNKVTKCYITPQASSLVQSIYTPGEVMVGYPSNGMFSFRFACLDENGKPMFYDKDNNKLGYEDANFASAVYSNLDNLKYEGPRDPVLTGGFNNIVKYKNLIFSALFAFGLKNVVRLPDVAFDTYPRADENMNTSILNRWQKPGDEATKRIPGLNKNGSSVTVGDSEYVYITEMYNRSTETVVPGDYLRLRNVMLEYRFPARWTEKIAIGDRHLGGIMLKFQAQNLFVLANKRLKGYDPETVNYSTTGYGSLPLQRSFTLGLNINF, encoded by the coding sequence ATGGAAGATATCTTTACGGCCATCAACAGACAGTTGAAATATGATATCTTCTATAGCGACGATGAACTGGATGTTGCCCGTAAAATTAAACTGACAGACAGTAAAATGGAGGTGAGTAAGTTGTTGAAGGAAGTTTTGCAGGATGATTATTCCTATGAATTTTTGAATAAAACGATTGTCATCCGTCCGGTAAAACAACAGCAAAATCCGAAAATTGTCATACAGGGAACGGTAAAGGATACGAAAGGAATACCCTTGCCCGGCGTTTCGGTGGTGATTCAGGGGTCTACGGTCGGGGTGTCTACGGATAATGCCGGAAAATTCCGGATGGAGGTTGCGGATCTGCCCGATTTGGTACTGGTATTTTCGTTTGTAGGAATGGAAACGCGTGAGATACCGTATCGTGGAGAAAAGGAGTTGTCTGTGGTACTTTCAGAAACACAAGAGGAATTGGGTGAAGTGATTGTCACCGGTTATCAGCGCGTAGACAAGCGGGAATCAACCAGCGCGGTTTCGGTTATCAAAACGGACGACTTGAAGACGATCGGTGCGACGAGTATCGAGCAGATGTTACAAGGACAGTTGCCGGGATTATCGGTAGTGAATACTTCGGCGGGACCGGGAGCAACGCCCAAAATTCGGGTACGCGGAACAGCAACGATTGCCGGTAATGCCGATCCGCTTTGGGTACTTGACGGGGTGATATTGGAAAATTCCGTGCCGCTTACCGTTTCTGATTTGAACAGCCCCGATGTGATGACTATGTTCAATTCTGCCATTGGTGGTATCAGCCCGAATGACATCGAGAGTATAACGGTGTTGAAAGATGCTTCTGCCACGGCAATTTACGGTACTCGTGCGGCCAATGGCGTAATCGTGGTCACGACCAAGAAAGGGAAACGCAATGAATCTCACATCAATTTCCAGCATACTTCGACGGTGACATTGCGCCCGACTTATAACGATTTCGATTTGTTGAATTCCAAGGAACGGATCCTGTTGTCACAGCAGATTGTAGATGAGGGATTGGGTTATAAGGGACAAGTGGGGTTGGAATACCTGTTGAGCCAATATAACGCGGGTAATATCACGCTGGAAAAAATGGAAACCGAAGCACGCAAAATGGAGGAAAGAAATACAGACTGGTTCGATATTCTTTATCGAAATGCCTATTCACAGACGTATAATTTGAGTGTTTCCGGCGGTTCGAACAAGGCGGATTATTATATTTCCTTTTCCTACAATGACGAAAAGGGGTCGGATAAAGTGAGCGACTACAAAGAATTCGGTGGTTTTGCAAAAGTGAACGCCGAGTTGTTCAATGGCGTAAAATTGGGTACGACATTACAGGTGGGACGCCGGGATAGGAATAGTTATTGGGAGACAGCTGATCCGTTTAAATATGTGGTAAGGACAACGCGAACAATACCTTTGTATGACGATAATGGCAATTTATTTTTTTACGGCAATTCGGAAGTGCGGGAATTTGACTTCAATATTTTGCATGAGCAGCAAAACACGCATAAAGAATCTACGCAAACCGATTTGAAAGGAATTGTCAATCTGGAAGTTAATTTATACAAGGGGTTGAAATACAATGGGCTTTATAGTTACGCCTCTTCTCATCACTCCGCGATTGATTGGGCAACAGAAGAAAGTGCCTATGTCGCCACGATACGCGGCTATAATTTTGGTGAGGGAACGGAAGAAGATATTGAGTCGACCTCCCTTCCGTACGGAGGTGTATATAATGAAACGAATTACGAGCAACGCACTTCTTTGATTCGGAATAATTTGGAATATCGCGGAACAATTGGAGATGAATTGACGTTGGATGTCATGGTCGGGCAGGAGTTTCGGACTACGGTTTACCGGGGTGGAACATTGAATGCTTATGGATATATGCACAATCGGGGTAATATTTTTTACAATCCGGCAGAAGGGGAGGATACCGGTCATCTTTCACGGAATACTTTTGAACGTAATATTCCCGAACGTTCTTACATATCTTATTATGGCGTATTTTCAGCGATGTACAAAAATCGTTACGTGTTGAACGGAAATATTCGTTTCGACGGTTCGAATCTTTTCGGTTCCAATCCTAAGTACCGTTATTTGCCTTTGTGGTCGGTTTCCGGTAAATGGATTATGAACAATGAAGGATTTTTGCGGGATGTGGAGGTCATCGATAACCTTGCTTTGCGAGCTTCTTACGGTTTGCGCGGAAATATCGTAGAAGAGTGTTCTCCGCAATTGATCGCTTCTGCGTTACCGCCTAATAGTTTTACTTCTTTAATGGAAATGGAGATCATACAGGCTCCGAATCCTGATTTGAAATGGGAAACCACCTCGTCCGTAAATGTCGGTCTGGAATTGAACATGTTTGAAAATCGTTTGGCATTGGATGTGGATTACTATCGCGATTACGGCCGTAATTTGATAGCCTATAAGCAGGTATCGGCGGTGAGCGGATTTCTGAATAAGAGCGTAAATTATGCTGATATCCGGAACCAGGGCGTGGATATCGCCTTATCGGGTACAATCATTAAAACGAAGAATGTTTCTTGGCAATCTTCTCTCAATTTGGGATACGTGAAGAATAAGGTAACAAAATGTTACATTACACCACAGGCATCTTCGCTGGTGCAAAGTATCTATACTCCGGGAGAAGTAATGGTAGGTTATCCTTCCAACGGCATGTTCTCTTTCCGTTTTGCCTGCTTGGACGAGAATGGTAAACCGATGTTTTATGACAAGGATAACAATAAACTGGGGTACGAAGATGCCAATTTTGCATCGGCAGTGTACAGCAATCTGGACAATTTGAAATACGAAGGCCCGCGAGACCCTGTATTGACGGGAGGTTTCAATAATATTGTAAAGTATAAGAATCTGATCTTTTCTGCCTTGTTTGCATTCGGTTTGAAAAACGTGGTGCGCCTGCCGGATGTAGCTTTTGATACTTATCCCCGGGCAGACGAAAACATGAACACTTCTATTCTTAATCGTTGGCAAAAGCCGGGCGACGAGGCAACGAAACGGATACCCGGTTTGAACAAAAATGGTTCTTCTGTTACTGTCGGGGATTCGGAGTATGTGTATATTACGGAAATGTATAACAGAAGTACAGAAACGGTGGTGCCCGGAGATTATTTGCGTTTGCGGAACGTGATGCTTGAATATCGCTTCCCGGCTCGCTGGACGGAAAAGATCGCAATCGGCGATCGGCATTTGGGAGGAATCATGTTGAAATTCCAGGCACAGAATCTCTTTGTACTTGCCAATAAACGGTTGAAAGGTTATGATCCGGAAACGGTTAATTATTCTACCACCGGTTACGGCTCTTTGCCCTTACAGCGCAGTTTTACCTTAGGTTTGAATATTAATTTCTAA